A DNA window from Parus major isolate Abel chromosome 9, Parus_major1.1, whole genome shotgun sequence contains the following coding sequences:
- the CLRN1 gene encoding clarin-1, whose product VALRRAELKQIPQTSRNHHLTSETTLSNVYNNVVFVLVSVFPDLLRIIPASIHVSVILFCAVLIVFALVGAGFFMFNAFGSPYETLHGPVGLYLWSFICCSCGCLIMILFSSEVKIHHLSEKIANFKEGTFTFKTHSEQFANSFWTILVCSLVHFLNALLIRFAGFDFPFSKPKDSGTITGAADLMY is encoded by the exons GTTGCACTTAGAAGAGCAGAACTAAAACAAATACCACAAACGAGCAGGAACCACCACCTGACATCAGAGACAACTTTGTCTAATGTGTATAATaatgttgtgtttgttttggtttcagtTTTTCCAGATTTGCTCAGAATTATCCCTGCAAGTATCCACGTTAGTGTCATTCTGTTCTGTGCAGTGCTGATTGTCTTTGCCCTGGTGGGAGCAGGGTTCTTCATGTTCAACGCTTTTGGCAGCCCCTACGAGACCCTGCACGGCCCCGTGGGGCTGTACCTCTGGAGCTTCATCTGCT GTTCCTGTGGTTGCCTCATCATGATTCTGTTCTCCTCAGAGGTGAAGATCCACCACCTTTCAGAGAAAATTGCTAATTTCAAAGAGGGAACTTTTACCTTCAAGACTCACAGTGAACAGTTTGCGAATTCTTTCTGGACCATCCTGGTTTGCTCCCTGGTGCACTTCCTCAATGCCCTGCTAATCAGATTTGCTGGATTTGACTTTCccttttcaaaaccaaaagaCTCAGGGACAATCACAGGAGCAGCTGACCTGATGTATTAA